The Terriglobus roseus region CCATCGAGCTCAACGGCCTGCGCCACGCCAGCGAGAACCGCCAGGTAAGCACACTGGCCCGTTCCACCGGCCATCTGCTCATCAGCGGAGGCGACCGTCACGGTCTGGAACCGAACGCAAACATCAACCTGAGCTACGCGCAGAACTTCCATGAGTTCGTGCATGAGATTCGAGTGGAGCGTCGCAGCCACGTGCTGTTCATGCCGCAGTACGCGCAGCCCTGGAAGCGCCGCATCCTCGCCTCCACGCTCGACGCCGTAACGGACTATCCCGACTTCATGCCCGGCTGGCAGCGTTGGGATGAACGCGCCTTCCACAAAGACCGTGAAGGCGTCATGCGCCCGATGAGCGAACTCTGGGAGGGTGGTAAAGCACCGCTTCCGTTGTTGCTCGGCATCCGCGCTGTCCGGATGGCGCGGCACGGCACCGTCGCCCGTTCCATCGGCGTCGCGTTTCCTGGCAACAACGACTTCCGTGCGGATTACGAAGTCCTCTAAACCCTAGCCCTGCTTCAGTGCGACACAAGCAGATAAACGGCGATCGCACTTCCGATGATCGCCAGCAGTGCCGCGACGACAATCGCCGTACGTGACACTGCTGGCTTCCATGATCCTTCGCGCAATTGGCGGATGAGCTGCAGGTGCTGTGCAATGGACACCACCAGCACCACAACTCCCAGCAGAACCACCGCGACGCCCGCATAGACGGAAAGCCCCATCTGCGC contains the following coding sequences:
- a CDS encoding YidH family protein, producing the protein MADLPQDDPRIYFAAERTFLAWIRTGLALMGVGFAVARFALFLRQMRGNAQMGLSVYAGVAVVLLGVVVLVVSIAQHLQLIRQLREGSWKPAVSRTAIVVAALLAIIGSAIAVYLLVSH